The following proteins come from a genomic window of Pseudomonas sp. Z8(2022):
- a CDS encoding aldehyde dehydrogenase family protein produces the protein MSKLQCISPIDGSVYVERRLASNPEVLAALAKAELAQQTWKQTSLCERIAIGRRAIEAFAAREAQLAEELCWMMGRPIRYAAGEIRGFVERASHMADIAEGSLADIRLPEKAGFTRFIRREPLGLALVIAPWNYPYLTAVNAVMPALLAGNVVLLKHSAQTPLCAERMVEAFAEAGLPEGVFQYLHLSHGETEALIRSPSINHVAFTGSVPGGAMVERAAAGRFISVGLELGGKDPAYVRADADLQHAVETAIDGAFFNSGQSCCGIERIYVHEALYDEFVERAVALVRQYRLGRSDDPETTLGPLVRADAADFVRGQIAEAVEQGARAHIDPAEFPLDAPGTPYLAPQVLTNVNHEMRVMTEESFGPVVGIQKVASDEEALALMNDSEFGLTAAIFSRDVDAAMALADRVEAGTVFLNRCDYLDPGLAWTGVKNSGRGCTLSRVGYEQLTRPKSFHFKTQL, from the coding sequence ATGAGCAAGCTGCAATGCATTTCTCCCATCGATGGCTCGGTCTATGTCGAGCGTCGTCTTGCGTCCAATCCCGAGGTGCTGGCCGCGCTGGCAAAGGCCGAACTGGCGCAGCAGACCTGGAAACAGACCTCGCTGTGCGAGCGCATCGCAATTGGCCGGCGCGCCATCGAAGCCTTCGCCGCGCGCGAGGCTCAGTTGGCCGAGGAACTGTGCTGGATGATGGGCCGGCCGATCCGTTACGCCGCCGGCGAGATACGTGGTTTCGTCGAGCGTGCCAGCCATATGGCGGACATCGCCGAGGGCTCGCTGGCCGACATCCGCCTGCCGGAAAAGGCCGGCTTCACCCGTTTCATTCGCCGTGAACCGCTCGGCCTGGCGCTGGTCATCGCGCCCTGGAACTACCCCTACCTGACCGCCGTCAACGCGGTGATGCCGGCCCTGCTGGCAGGCAATGTGGTACTGCTCAAGCATTCGGCGCAGACGCCGCTGTGTGCCGAACGCATGGTCGAGGCCTTCGCCGAGGCCGGCTTGCCCGAAGGCGTATTCCAGTACCTGCACCTGAGTCACGGCGAGACCGAGGCGCTGATTCGCTCCCCCAGCATCAACCACGTCGCCTTTACCGGTTCGGTGCCGGGCGGGGCCATGGTCGAGCGCGCTGCGGCCGGGCGCTTCATCAGTGTCGGGCTCGAACTGGGTGGCAAGGACCCGGCCTATGTCCGGGCCGACGCCGATCTGCAGCACGCGGTGGAAACCGCCATCGATGGCGCCTTCTTCAACTCCGGTCAATCGTGCTGCGGCATCGAGCGCATCTACGTGCATGAAGCGCTGTACGACGAGTTCGTCGAGCGTGCGGTGGCGCTGGTGCGCCAGTACAGGCTGGGCCGTTCGGACGATCCGGAGACCACCCTGGGGCCGCTGGTGCGGGCCGATGCTGCCGACTTCGTTCGTGGGCAGATCGCCGAAGCGGTCGAGCAGGGCGCCAGGGCACATATCGACCCGGCCGAGTTTCCCCTGGATGCGCCAGGTACCCCCTACCTCGCACCGCAGGTACTGACCAACGTCAACCACGAAATGCGCGTGATGACCGAAGAATCCTTCGGCCCCGTGGTGGGCATTCAGAAGGTCGCCAGCGACGAGGAAGCACTGGCGCTGATGAACGACAGCGAGTTCGGCCTGACCGCAGCGATCTTCAGTCGCGATGTCGACGCCGCCATGGCGCTGGCTGATCGGGTCGAGGCCGGCACGGTGTTTCTCAACCGCTGCGATTACCTCGATCCCGGCCTGGCCTGGACCGGGGTGAAGAACTCCGGGCGCGGCTGCACCCTGTCACGGGTTGGCTACGAGCAGCTGACCCGGCCGAAATCCTTCCACTTCAAGACTCAGTTGTGA
- a CDS encoding TRAP transporter small permease subunit translates to MYLIFVMLGVLLYSSLSKTFFTPSIWTLEVAQFLMVSYFLLGGGYSMQLDAHVRMDLLYSRWQPRTRARVDVVTMLLLIFYLGLLLYGGISSTWYALEYDETSYSAWSPHMAPIKIVMTFGVLLMLLQACATFFRNLAEARGESLQ, encoded by the coding sequence ATGTACCTGATCTTCGTCATGCTCGGCGTGCTGCTGTACTCGTCGCTGAGCAAGACCTTCTTCACTCCATCGATCTGGACCCTGGAAGTCGCCCAGTTCCTCATGGTGAGCTACTTCCTGCTGGGGGGGGGCTACTCCATGCAGCTCGATGCCCATGTGCGCATGGACCTGCTGTACAGCCGCTGGCAGCCGCGCACGCGGGCGCGGGTCGACGTGGTGACCATGCTTTTGCTCATCTTCTACCTGGGGCTGCTGCTGTACGGCGGCATTTCCTCGACCTGGTACGCCCTGGAATATGACGAGACCAGCTATTCCGCCTGGTCGCCGCACATGGCGCCGATCAAGATCGTGATGACCTTCGGCGTGCTGCTGATGCTGCTGCAGGCCTGCGCGACCTTCTTCAGGAACCTGGCCGAAGCCCGTGGGGAGTCGCTGCAATGA
- a CDS encoding alpha/beta fold hydrolase — protein sequence MKRLAHVLLGLVLVFGLTLAGFVALNWAPDRPLDELKARWAPAPSQFVDIGGMSVHLRDQGRRDDPEPILLLHGTSASLHTWEGWAQELTPQRRVISLDLPGFGLTGPFPDGDYRVGHYTAFLLALLDHLQVKRVVLVGNSFGGQLAWRFALAHPERSARLVLVDAAGYPRNSESVPIGFRLAGIPALAPLMSRLLPRGMIESSVRNVYGDPDKVEDDLVERYYQLTLREGNRQALRQRFAQAPSGELHERIGELQLPTLIIWGARDRLIPPDNAERFLRDIEGSRLVLFEALGHVPQEEDPLRTVPALQRFLAD from the coding sequence ATGAAACGACTCGCTCACGTGCTGCTCGGCCTGGTGCTGGTGTTCGGGCTGACTCTGGCCGGATTCGTCGCCCTCAACTGGGCGCCGGATCGTCCTCTGGACGAGCTCAAGGCGCGCTGGGCGCCAGCGCCTTCGCAGTTCGTCGATATCGGTGGCATGTCCGTGCACCTGCGTGATCAGGGAAGACGCGATGATCCCGAACCGATCCTGCTGCTGCATGGCACCTCCGCCAGCCTGCACACCTGGGAAGGCTGGGCGCAGGAACTGACGCCGCAACGCCGGGTGATCAGCCTGGATCTGCCCGGCTTCGGCCTCACCGGCCCGTTCCCCGATGGCGATTACCGTGTCGGGCACTACACGGCGTTTCTACTCGCCCTGCTCGATCATCTGCAGGTGAAGCGCGTCGTGCTGGTCGGCAACAGCTTTGGTGGTCAGTTGGCCTGGCGTTTTGCCCTGGCCCATCCCGAACGCAGCGCGCGCCTGGTACTGGTGGATGCGGCCGGCTATCCGCGCAATTCCGAGTCGGTACCGATAGGTTTTCGCCTGGCGGGTATTCCGGCATTGGCGCCGCTGATGAGTCGTCTGTTGCCGCGAGGCATGATCGAGTCCAGCGTACGCAACGTGTATGGCGATCCGGACAAAGTCGAGGATGATCTGGTCGAGCGCTATTACCAGTTGACCTTGCGCGAGGGAAATCGCCAGGCCTTGCGTCAGCGGTTCGCTCAGGCTCCCAGCGGCGAGCTGCACGAGCGTATCGGCGAGCTGCAATTGCCCACGCTGATCATCTGGGGCGCGCGTGACCGGCTGATTCCGCCGGACAACGCAGAGCGTTTCCTGCGCGACATCGAAGGCAGTCGGCTGGTGCTGTTCGAGGCGCTCGGCCATGTGCCACAGGAGGAAGATCCGCTGCGCACGGTGCCCGCCTTGCAGCGCTTTCTGGCCGACTGA
- a CDS encoding glutamine synthetase family protein, which yields MFKPRDVKTLGDARRIVEERGLSHVKVGLFDNDGVMRGKYMSRSKFFSALEHGFAFCDVVLGWDVKDQLYDNTQYTGWHSGYPDAPVRILPHTCREIPFENGMLLFLAEFDQQAEAVCPRGTLRRVIRRCQDMGFEPFAALEYEFFMFDETPDSARAKGFRDLKPFTPDWFGYSMIRNSVHAELYHQILEMGEAMDFPIEGLHTETGPGVLEAAIAVDHAEAAADKGALFKTFMKVLAQRNGLMATFMAKWSGNYPGQSGHIHVSLRDRKTDKSAFYDPGQAHNMSKLQRHFLAGQQRLMPEFLCMVAPTLNSYRRLIPGFWAPTDATWGVENRTAALRVIPGSDKSQRQEYRLGAADGNPFLALSVAIGSGLYGIMQEWEPTEPVSGNAYAVKHPEELALPRTLWDAAQRLKGSQAARELFGDAFVEHFAASREWEEREYRRHVSDWELDRYFEII from the coding sequence ATGTTCAAACCACGGGATGTAAAGACCCTGGGCGATGCGCGGCGCATCGTCGAGGAGCGTGGCCTGAGCCACGTGAAGGTCGGTCTGTTCGACAACGATGGGGTGATGCGCGGCAAATACATGAGCCGCAGCAAGTTCTTCTCGGCGCTGGAGCACGGCTTCGCCTTCTGCGATGTGGTGCTCGGCTGGGACGTCAAGGACCAGCTCTACGACAACACCCAGTACACCGGCTGGCACAGCGGCTATCCGGACGCGCCGGTGCGCATCCTGCCGCACACCTGCCGCGAGATTCCCTTCGAGAACGGCATGCTGCTGTTTCTTGCCGAGTTCGACCAGCAGGCCGAGGCGGTATGCCCGCGCGGTACGCTACGGCGGGTGATCCGGCGTTGTCAGGACATGGGCTTCGAGCCCTTTGCTGCGCTGGAATACGAATTCTTCATGTTCGATGAAACCCCGGACTCGGCGCGAGCCAAGGGCTTTCGCGATCTCAAACCATTCACGCCGGACTGGTTCGGCTACTCGATGATCCGCAACTCGGTACATGCCGAGCTGTACCACCAGATTCTCGAAATGGGCGAGGCGATGGACTTTCCCATCGAGGGTCTGCACACCGAGACCGGTCCCGGCGTACTGGAGGCGGCCATCGCCGTGGATCACGCCGAGGCCGCGGCGGACAAGGGCGCACTGTTCAAGACCTTCATGAAGGTGCTGGCCCAGCGCAACGGCCTGATGGCCACCTTCATGGCCAAATGGTCCGGCAACTACCCGGGGCAGAGCGGGCATATCCATGTGTCGCTGCGCGACCGCAAGACGGACAAGTCGGCCTTCTACGACCCCGGCCAGGCACACAACATGAGCAAGCTGCAGCGGCATTTCCTCGCTGGCCAGCAGCGTCTGATGCCGGAGTTCCTGTGCATGGTGGCGCCGACCCTGAACAGCTACCGGCGCCTGATCCCCGGCTTCTGGGCGCCCACCGATGCCACCTGGGGTGTGGAGAACCGCACCGCAGCACTACGGGTGATTCCCGGCAGCGACAAGTCGCAGCGCCAGGAGTATCGCCTCGGCGCCGCAGACGGGAATCCCTTCCTGGCGCTGTCGGTGGCCATCGGCTCGGGCCTGTACGGGATCATGCAGGAGTGGGAGCCGACCGAGCCGGTCAGCGGCAACGCCTACGCGGTCAAGCATCCCGAAGAGCTGGCGCTTCCCCGCACGCTGTGGGATGCCGCGCAGCGTCTGAAGGGGTCGCAGGCCGCGCGCGAGTTGTTCGGTGATGCCTTCGTCGAGCACTTCGCGGCCAGCCGCGAGTGGGAAGAGCGCGAGTACCGTCGTCATGTCAGCGATTGGGAGCTGGATCGCTACTTCGAAATCATCTGA
- a CDS encoding TRAP transporter substrate-binding protein: MTTRRKFLKTAAVAGGAAGTAALGAAHIYADEPKKITWRLQTYAGPALAEHVIKPSITAFNTAAKGEMEIQLYTADQLVPTGELFRAMQRGTIDAVQSDDDSIAAPVDVSVFGGYFPFATRYSLDVPALFHGYGLNEIWAEAYGEVKGVTWLGSGAWDPCHFATVQPINSLADLKGKRIFTFPTAGKFLARFGVIPVTLPWEDIEVAIQTGELDGIAWCGITEDYTVGWANVTKYFLTNNISGAWIGSYFANSEKWDAVPEHLKSLFKLSMDSSHYYRQHWYWGGEAQLRVEGSKLQLTTIPAEEWATVEAEAQKFWDEIAKTSPRCARVVEIFKKYNALMAKAGPPYRY, encoded by the coding sequence ATGACAACGAGACGCAAGTTCCTGAAGACCGCCGCAGTAGCTGGTGGCGCGGCCGGCACCGCAGCGCTGGGCGCAGCGCATATCTACGCCGACGAGCCGAAGAAGATCACTTGGCGTCTGCAGACCTATGCCGGGCCGGCGCTGGCCGAGCATGTGATCAAACCCTCGATCACCGCCTTCAACACGGCGGCCAAGGGCGAGATGGAAATCCAGCTCTACACCGCGGACCAGTTGGTGCCGACCGGCGAGTTGTTCCGCGCCATGCAGCGCGGCACCATCGACGCGGTGCAGAGCGACGACGATTCCATCGCCGCGCCGGTGGACGTCTCGGTATTCGGCGGCTACTTCCCCTTCGCCACCCGCTACAGCCTCGATGTGCCGGCGCTGTTTCACGGCTACGGGCTGAACGAGATCTGGGCCGAGGCCTACGGCGAGGTCAAGGGCGTCACCTGGCTCGGCTCCGGCGCCTGGGACCCTTGCCACTTCGCCACGGTCCAGCCGATCAACAGCCTCGCCGACCTCAAGGGCAAGCGCATCTTCACCTTCCCCACGGCCGGCAAGTTCCTCGCCCGCTTCGGGGTGATCCCGGTGACCCTGCCCTGGGAGGACATCGAGGTGGCCATCCAGACCGGCGAGCTGGACGGCATCGCCTGGTGCGGCATCACCGAGGACTACACGGTGGGCTGGGCCAACGTCACCAAGTACTTCCTGACCAACAACATCTCCGGCGCCTGGATCGGCTCCTATTTCGCCAACAGCGAGAAATGGGACGCGGTGCCCGAACACCTCAAGAGCCTGTTCAAGTTGAGCATGGACAGCTCCCACTACTACCGTCAGCACTGGTACTGGGGCGGCGAGGCACAGCTGCGGGTGGAGGGCAGCAAGCTGCAGCTGACCACCATTCCCGCCGAAGAATGGGCCACGGTGGAGGCCGAGGCGCAGAAGTTCTGGGACGAGATCGCCAAGACCAGCCCGCGCTGCGCCCGGGTGGTGGAGATCTTCAAGAAGTACAACGCACTGATGGCCAAGGCCGGCCCGCCCTACCGTTACTGA
- a CDS encoding AEC family transporter encodes MLAAQAILPIFSLIVLGYVLGWRQWLTSESATGLANITFKLFMPTLLFAGIAKASLAEGLSPVLLLAYYLPVLLVFALVNALAHWRRGTATPLGLVAAFSNNVLVGIPLIASLMGTDGLLYVFAILVFHSLTLFSLHSFYAAFGSQERVDGRALLKNLANPMIIGLGLGALLNLSGLQVPESLWRAVTWLGQAALPCALIVLGASLSRYRLRPTGEAWGVAVAKLLLFPALVWWLSGLLPGLNETARSVLVLLAACPSGVNVMAFARTAEDSRSVSAAISLSTLLASISLPLWMLLAGF; translated from the coding sequence ATGCTCGCGGCACAGGCAATTTTGCCGATCTTCTCTCTGATCGTTCTCGGCTATGTACTTGGCTGGCGGCAGTGGCTTACCAGCGAGTCGGCGACCGGCCTGGCCAATATCACCTTCAAGCTGTTCATGCCGACGTTGCTGTTCGCCGGCATTGCCAAGGCCTCCCTGGCCGAGGGGCTTTCGCCGGTTCTGCTGCTGGCCTATTACCTGCCGGTGCTGCTGGTGTTTGCGCTGGTCAATGCGCTGGCGCACTGGCGGCGCGGTACGGCGACGCCGCTGGGCCTGGTGGCGGCGTTCTCCAACAATGTGCTGGTGGGCATTCCGCTGATCGCCAGTCTGATGGGCACCGATGGTCTGCTCTACGTCTTTGCCATCCTGGTGTTTCACAGTCTTACGCTGTTTTCCCTGCACAGCTTTTACGCCGCCTTTGGCAGTCAGGAGCGCGTTGACGGCCGTGCGCTGCTGAAGAATCTGGCCAACCCGATGATCATCGGCCTGGGGTTGGGGGCGCTGCTCAATCTGTCCGGGCTGCAGGTGCCGGAAAGCCTGTGGCGGGCGGTCACCTGGCTGGGCCAGGCGGCGTTGCCCTGCGCGCTGATCGTGCTCGGTGCCAGTCTGTCGCGCTACCGCCTGCGTCCGACCGGCGAGGCCTGGGGTGTGGCGGTGGCCAAGCTGCTGCTGTTCCCGGCACTGGTCTGGTGGCTCAGCGGTCTGCTTCCCGGCCTCAACGAAACGGCGCGCAGCGTGCTGGTGCTGCTTGCTGCCTGCCCGAGTGGGGTCAACGTGATGGCCTTTGCCCGCACCGCCGAAGACAGCCGCAGTGTCAGCGCGGCGATTTCCCTGTCCACGCTGCTGGCGTCGATTTCCCTTCCGCTGTGGATGCTGCTGGCCGGGTTCTGA
- a CDS encoding Hsp70 family protein, with the protein MSFSTPARACGIDFGTSNSTVGWLRPGQDSLLPLEDGKITLPSVIFFNTEERRPVYGRMALHEYLEGYEGRLMRSLKSLLGSKLLKSETTVLGSALPFKDLLCFFIGELKKRAEAQAGRAFEEVVLGRPVFFVDDDPAADQEAQNTLAAVAHKLGFKEVSFQYEPIAAAFDYESALAREELVLIVDIGGGTSDFSLVRLAPERHHLAERQGDILATGGVHIGGTDFDKQLSLAGVMPLFGYGSRMKSDAFMPTSYHLNLATWHTINALYAQKTQLALQNMRYDIVDATGIDRLFGLIEQRAGHWLAMQVEESKIALSEQAARPIDLSRVEPGLVAELTRPLFENAIEPLLERIRASLTQLLADAGIAADQVDTLFFTGGSSGVPALRQSVAAMLPNARSVEGNTFGSIGSGLAIEAKKRYG; encoded by the coding sequence ATGTCCTTCTCTACACCCGCCCGCGCCTGCGGCATCGACTTCGGCACATCCAATTCCACCGTCGGCTGGCTGCGTCCCGGCCAGGACAGCCTGCTGCCCCTGGAGGACGGCAAGATCACCCTGCCTTCGGTGATCTTCTTCAACACCGAGGAACGCCGCCCGGTCTACGGCCGTATGGCCCTGCATGAATACCTGGAAGGCTACGAAGGACGTCTGATGCGCTCGCTGAAAAGCCTGCTGGGCTCCAAGCTGCTGAAGAGCGAAACCACCGTGCTGGGCAGCGCCCTGCCGTTCAAGGATCTGCTCTGCTTCTTCATCGGCGAACTGAAAAAGCGCGCCGAAGCGCAGGCCGGCCGCGCCTTCGAGGAAGTGGTGCTGGGCCGCCCGGTATTCTTCGTCGATGACGACCCGGCAGCCGATCAGGAAGCGCAGAACACCCTGGCGGCCGTGGCGCACAAGCTCGGCTTCAAGGAGGTATCGTTCCAGTACGAGCCCATCGCCGCCGCCTTCGACTACGAGTCGGCTCTGGCGCGCGAGGAGCTGGTGCTGATCGTCGACATCGGAGGTGGTACCTCGGACTTTTCTCTGGTGCGTCTGGCGCCTGAACGCCATCACCTCGCCGAACGCCAGGGCGACATCCTCGCCACTGGCGGCGTGCATATCGGCGGTACCGACTTCGACAAGCAGCTGTCGCTGGCCGGTGTGATGCCGCTGTTCGGCTACGGCAGCCGGATGAAGAGCGACGCCTTCATGCCCACCAGCTACCACCTCAACCTGGCCACCTGGCACACCATCAACGCGCTGTACGCGCAGAAGACCCAGCTGGCCCTGCAGAACATGCGCTACGACATCGTCGACGCTACCGGCATCGACCGCCTCTTCGGCCTGATCGAACAGCGCGCCGGACACTGGCTGGCCATGCAGGTGGAAGAGAGCAAGATCGCCCTCAGCGAGCAGGCTGCACGCCCCATCGACCTGTCGCGCGTCGAACCGGGCCTGGTCGCCGAGCTGACCCGCCCGCTGTTCGAGAACGCCATCGAACCGCTGCTCGAACGCATCCGCGCCAGCCTCACGCAACTGCTGGCCGATGCCGGCATCGCGGCCGATCAGGTCGATACGCTGTTCTTCACCGGCGGTTCCAGCGGCGTACCGGCGCTGCGCCAGAGCGTCGCGGCGATGCTGCCCAACGCGCGCAGCGTGGAAGGCAATACCTTCGGCAGCATCGGCAGCGGCCTGGCCATCGAAGCCAAGAAACGCTACGGCTAG
- a CDS encoding iron-containing alcohol dehydrogenase encodes MTLEQYRMNWNYPTSMRVGVGRIAELADACRLLGMRAPLLCTDPGLAALPMIDAALRQCRDAGLKAGLFSAIKGNPTGSNVMDGVAAFKAGGHDGVIAFGGGSALDAGKAIALMVGQDRPLWDFEDIGDNASRVNVAGMAPVVAVPTTAGTGSEVGRASVITDDAAHIKRIIFHARMLPALVILDPELTVGLPARITAATGMDALSHSLEAFCSPLFHPMAEGIALEGMRLVQQHLPRAVAQGNDVEARLQMLVASSMGATAFQRGLGAMHALAHPLGALYDAHHGLLNAVLMPYVLVANRPLIEPQMEKMARYLALPGSGFDAVLEWVLTLRSEVGIPHSLGEIGIDDARIEQVGRMAEVDPSAGTNPIGFSAAQYSALFEKALHGAL; translated from the coding sequence ATGACTCTCGAACAGTACCGCATGAACTGGAACTACCCGACCTCGATGCGCGTCGGCGTCGGGCGCATTGCCGAGCTGGCCGATGCCTGCCGCCTGCTCGGCATGCGCGCACCGCTGCTATGTACCGACCCGGGCCTGGCGGCGTTACCGATGATCGACGCGGCGCTGCGTCAATGTCGCGACGCAGGGCTGAAGGCCGGGTTGTTCTCGGCGATCAAGGGCAACCCCACCGGCAGCAACGTGATGGATGGTGTCGCCGCATTCAAGGCAGGCGGGCATGACGGGGTGATCGCCTTCGGCGGCGGCTCGGCGCTGGATGCCGGCAAGGCCATCGCCCTGATGGTGGGCCAGGATCGGCCACTGTGGGATTTCGAGGACATCGGCGACAACGCCAGCCGCGTCAATGTCGCCGGCATGGCCCCGGTGGTGGCGGTTCCGACCACCGCAGGTACCGGCTCGGAAGTCGGCCGCGCTTCGGTAATCACCGACGACGCGGCGCATATCAAGCGAATCATCTTTCACGCGCGGATGTTGCCTGCACTGGTGATTCTCGACCCCGAACTGACCGTCGGGCTGCCGGCCAGGATCACCGCGGCTACCGGGATGGACGCGCTGTCGCACAGCCTGGAGGCGTTCTGCTCGCCGCTGTTTCATCCCATGGCCGAGGGCATCGCGCTGGAAGGCATGCGCCTGGTGCAGCAGCATCTGCCGCGTGCGGTGGCGCAGGGCAATGATGTCGAGGCGCGGCTGCAGATGCTGGTGGCGTCGAGCATGGGCGCCACTGCATTCCAGCGCGGGCTCGGGGCGATGCATGCGCTGGCGCATCCGCTGGGCGCGCTGTACGACGCCCACCATGGCCTGCTCAATGCGGTACTGATGCCCTATGTGCTGGTGGCCAACCGTCCGCTGATCGAGCCGCAGATGGAGAAGATGGCGCGCTACCTGGCGCTGCCGGGCAGCGGCTTCGACGCGGTGCTGGAATGGGTGCTGACGCTGCGCAGCGAGGTGGGCATACCCCATAGCCTGGGTGAGATCGGCATCGACGATGCGCGCATCGAACAGGTCGGGCGCATGGCCGAGGTCGACCCTTCGGCCGGCACCAACCCCATCGGCTTCAGTGCCGCGCAGTACAGCGCCCTGTTCGAGAAGGCACTGCACGGAGCCTTGTAG
- a CDS encoding TRAP transporter large permease: MSYELISLLMFSTMMLLLITGKRVFGAIGFVGVVAALLLWGDGGAEMGFSAAMKLMKWYPLLTVPMFIYMGYILSESGVADDLYRMFHVWMGPLHGGLALGTIGLMVVISAMNGLSVAGMAIGATIALPELLRRGYDKIMVTGVIQGGSTLGILLPPSVVMVLYGMIARQPVGQLWLAGVFPGLLMAFLFLVYIAIRCRLQPELGPPLPEEERAQITWAEKFRLLRAGLVPLFVFFAMTGLFLMGFTSLVESSGVGALAATLAALIKGRLTRAVMEETLRKTLGITCMFMWIILAALCFGAVFDGLGAVKAIENIFVEGMGLGPWEILILMQLSFIVMGMFLDDTAMLVIVAPLYIPLVGALGFDLVWYGVLYTITCQMAYLTPPFGYNLFLMRAMAPPEITLPDIYRSVVPFVAIMVLTLALIMVFPQIALWLPQWHGGGN, encoded by the coding sequence ATGAGCTATGAGCTGATCTCCCTGCTGATGTTCTCGACCATGATGTTGCTGCTGATTACCGGCAAGCGGGTGTTCGGCGCCATCGGCTTCGTCGGTGTGGTCGCGGCGCTGCTGCTGTGGGGTGACGGTGGTGCGGAGATGGGCTTCAGCGCGGCGATGAAGCTGATGAAATGGTATCCGCTGCTGACCGTGCCGATGTTCATCTACATGGGCTACATCCTCTCCGAGTCGGGGGTGGCCGACGACCTGTACCGGATGTTCCATGTGTGGATGGGCCCGCTGCACGGCGGCCTGGCGCTGGGCACCATCGGCCTGATGGTGGTGATCTCGGCGATGAATGGGCTCAGCGTGGCCGGCATGGCCATCGGCGCCACCATCGCCCTGCCGGAGCTGCTGCGTCGCGGCTACGACAAGATCATGGTCACCGGCGTGATTCAGGGTGGAAGCACCCTCGGCATCCTGCTGCCGCCCAGCGTGGTGATGGTGCTGTACGGCATGATCGCCCGCCAGCCGGTCGGGCAGTTGTGGCTGGCCGGGGTCTTTCCCGGGCTGCTGATGGCCTTCCTCTTTCTGGTCTACATCGCCATCCGCTGCCGCCTGCAGCCGGAGCTGGGGCCGCCGCTGCCCGAGGAGGAGCGTGCGCAGATCACCTGGGCGGAGAAGTTCCGCCTGTTGCGCGCCGGGCTGGTGCCGCTGTTCGTCTTCTTCGCCATGACCGGGCTGTTCCTGATGGGCTTCACCAGCCTGGTGGAAAGCTCGGGGGTGGGCGCGCTGGCCGCCACCCTGGCGGCCCTGATCAAGGGTCGGCTGACGCGCGCGGTGATGGAGGAAACACTGCGCAAGACCCTCGGCATCACCTGCATGTTCATGTGGATCATCCTCGCCGCGCTGTGCTTTGGCGCGGTGTTCGACGGCCTCGGCGCGGTCAAGGCGATCGAGAACATCTTCGTCGAGGGCATGGGCCTCGGGCCCTGGGAAATCCTGATCCTCATGCAGCTGTCGTTCATCGTCATGGGTATGTTCCTCGACGACACCGCCATGCTGGTGATCGTGGCGCCGCTGTACATCCCGCTGGTGGGCGCACTGGGGTTCGACCTGGTGTGGTACGGCGTGCTCTACACCATCACCTGCCAGATGGCCTACCTGACCCCGCCATTCGGCTACAACCTGTTTCTGATGCGCGCCATGGCCCCGCCGGAAATCACCCTGCCGGACATCTACCGCTCGGTGGTGCCCTTCGTGGCGATCATGGTGCTGACCCTAGCCCTGATCATGGTCTTTCCGCAGATCGCCCTGTGGCTGCCGCAGTGGCATGGCGGCGGGAATTGA